A region from the uncultured Macellibacteroides sp. genome encodes:
- the ilvD gene encoding dihydroxy-acid dehydratase has protein sequence MKNPLRSSYSTQGRRMAGARALWRANGVKEDQFGKPIIAIVNSFTQFVPGHMHLHDIGQMVKKRIEELGCFAAEFNTIAIDDGIAMGHDGMLYSLPSRDIIADSVEYMVNAHKADAMICISNCDKITPGMLMAAMRLNIPTIFVSGGPMEAGELDGKALDLIDAMMDAADDTVSDEQVSRIEHSACPTCGSCSGMFTANSMNCLNEALGLALPGNGTIVATHGNRKRLFENAAQLIVENAYKYYRDGDDSVLPRSIATRQAFLNSMALDIAMGGSTNTVLHLLAVAHEAEVDFTMKDIDALSRKIPVICKVAPSSSYHVQDVNRAGGILGIMDELLKAGLVDGSVKRADGRTLDEAVEAMSITKPNPDEMAVALYKSAPAGKFNLVMGSQESAYKTLDADRVSGCIRDVEHAYVKDGGLAVLYGNIAEGGCVVKTAGVDESIFRFSGPAKVFDSQDAACDAILRNQVVAGDVVVITYEGPKGGPGMQEMLYPTTYIKSRHLGKECALITDGRFSGGTSGLSIGHVSPEAAAGGAIGLVRNGDIIEINIPERSIRVKLADEELAERRTEEESRGTKAFTPQIRQRTVSKALRAYAKMVSSADKGAVRIVED, from the coding sequence ATGAAAAATCCGTTGAGAAGTTCATATAGTACACAAGGCCGTCGTATGGCTGGAGCCCGTGCCTTGTGGCGCGCCAATGGCGTAAAAGAAGATCAGTTTGGCAAACCTATTATAGCAATCGTAAACTCATTTACCCAATTTGTTCCGGGACACATGCACTTGCATGATATCGGTCAGATGGTAAAAAAAAGAATTGAGGAGTTGGGTTGCTTTGCCGCCGAATTCAATACAATTGCAATTGACGACGGTATCGCCATGGGACACGACGGTATGTTGTATTCGCTTCCTTCCAGAGATATTATTGCTGATAGTGTGGAGTATATGGTGAATGCGCACAAAGCTGATGCCATGATCTGTATCAGTAACTGCGATAAAATTACTCCGGGTATGTTGATGGCTGCCATGCGTCTGAATATTCCCACCATATTTGTATCGGGCGGACCAATGGAAGCAGGCGAACTGGACGGAAAGGCTCTCGATCTGATAGATGCAATGATGGATGCCGCAGACGATACAGTGAGTGATGAACAGGTTTCGCGCATTGAACATTCAGCTTGTCCTACTTGCGGAAGCTGTTCAGGAATGTTTACAGCCAACTCGATGAACTGCTTAAACGAAGCGCTTGGTCTTGCTTTACCGGGTAACGGAACAATCGTTGCCACTCATGGCAACCGTAAACGTTTGTTTGAAAACGCAGCTCAATTAATTGTTGAAAATGCTTATAAATATTACCGCGACGGAGACGATTCGGTTCTTCCACGGTCGATCGCCACACGGCAGGCTTTCCTGAATTCAATGGCCCTTGATATTGCAATGGGAGGTTCCACCAATACGGTTCTTCACCTTTTGGCCGTTGCACATGAAGCCGAAGTGGATTTCACCATGAAGGATATCGATGCCCTTTCCCGTAAGATTCCTGTAATATGTAAAGTGGCGCCCAGTTCTTCTTACCATGTACAGGACGTAAACAGGGCTGGTGGAATTCTTGGAATTATGGATGAACTTCTCAAAGCGGGTCTTGTTGATGGTTCGGTGAAACGTGCCGATGGGAGAACGCTGGATGAAGCAGTGGAGGCAATGAGCATTACTAAACCGAACCCGGACGAGATGGCGGTAGCATTATATAAGAGTGCACCGGCTGGAAAGTTTAATCTGGTTATGGGATCGCAGGAATCTGCGTATAAAACATTGGATGCCGACCGTGTTTCGGGGTGTATCAGGGATGTGGAGCATGCCTACGTAAAAGATGGCGGATTAGCTGTATTGTATGGAAACATTGCCGAAGGTGGCTGTGTTGTAAAAACAGCGGGTGTAGACGAAAGTATTTTCCGTTTCTCTGGTCCTGCCAAAGTATTTGATTCGCAGGATGCCGCATGTGATGCTATTCTGAGGAATCAGGTTGTGGCGGGCGATGTGGTTGTTATTACATACGAAGGTCCAAAGGGTGGACCAGGTATGCAGGAAATGCTTTATCCAACAACCTATATTAAATCAAGACATTTAGGAAAAGAGTGCGCCTTAATAACCGACGGACGTTTCAGTGGAGGAACCTCAGGATTGTCTATCGGCCATGTGTCTCCGGAAGCAGCAGCAGGGGGAGCCATCGGGCTGGTTCGTAATGGCGACATCATAGAAATAAATATACCCGAGCGTTCTATTCGGGTGAAACTTGCAGACGAGGAGCTGGCAGAACGAAGAACCGAAGAAGAATCCCGCGGAACAAAGGCATTTACTCCTCAGATTCGCCAGCGTACGGTATCAAAGGCTCTACGTGCCTATGCTAAAATGGTAAGCTCTGCCGATAAAGGAGCAGTAAGAATAGTAGAAGATTAA
- a CDS encoding acyl-CoA carboxylase subunit beta codes for MENEKRYKEFIELDKAALLGGGINKIDKQHEAGKLTARERIDLLLDKGTFVEMDKLVVHRCTDFNMEKSKMAGDGVVSGYGKIDGRLVFVYAYDFTVLGGSLSASNANKIIKVQTLALKNGAPVIALNDSGGARIQEGVESLTGYASIFYQNTLSSGVIPQISAILGPCAGGACYSPALTDFIFMVKEKSHMFVTGPDVVKAVTHEEVSKEELGGAYTHTAQSGVAHFMNDTEEETLTGIRELLSFLPSNNMEDAPIRPCNDDIRREEEDLQHVIPDDPNIPYDIKDIIEPVVDDHYFFEVMPLFAKNVVIGFARMGGRSVGIVANQPAYYAGVLDIDASDKAARFIRFCDCFNIPLITFEDVPGFLPGTNQEHNGIIRHGAKVVYAYAEATVPKITLITRKAYGGAYIVMSSKQTGADVNLAYPMAEIAVMGASGAVNILYRSQNEEAKAEAINEYTQKFANPYRAAELGYIDEIILPKQTRFKLIQALEMTQNKSVTHPPKKHGNMPL; via the coding sequence ATGGAAAACGAAAAACGATACAAGGAATTTATTGAGCTCGACAAGGCTGCTTTGCTTGGAGGGGGAATCAACAAAATAGATAAGCAACACGAAGCCGGTAAACTAACTGCCCGCGAACGCATAGACCTGTTGCTGGATAAGGGAACTTTTGTGGAAATGGATAAGTTGGTTGTGCACCGTTGCACGGACTTTAACATGGAGAAATCGAAGATGGCCGGCGACGGGGTTGTTTCGGGTTATGGTAAAATAGATGGCCGGCTGGTTTTTGTTTATGCCTATGATTTCACCGTACTGGGGGGATCTCTTAGCGCATCCAATGCCAATAAAATCATTAAAGTGCAGACATTGGCACTTAAAAACGGAGCACCGGTAATTGCGTTGAACGATTCGGGTGGCGCCCGAATACAGGAAGGGGTCGAAAGTCTTACCGGTTATGCTTCCATTTTCTATCAAAACACGCTTTCTTCGGGTGTAATTCCACAGATTTCGGCCATTCTGGGCCCGTGTGCCGGAGGTGCTTGTTACTCGCCGGCACTGACCGATTTTATCTTTATGGTAAAAGAAAAGAGTCACATGTTTGTAACCGGTCCGGATGTGGTAAAGGCTGTAACCCACGAAGAGGTTTCCAAAGAAGAGCTTGGCGGGGCCTATACCCACACAGCTCAAAGTGGGGTGGCGCATTTTATGAATGATACCGAAGAGGAAACGCTGACGGGTATACGCGAGCTGTTAAGTTTTCTTCCTTCAAACAATATGGAAGATGCTCCTATCCGTCCATGTAATGATGATATACGAAGGGAAGAAGAGGATCTTCAACATGTTATTCCAGACGATCCCAATATACCATACGATATAAAAGATATTATTGAACCGGTGGTGGACGACCATTATTTCTTCGAAGTAATGCCTTTGTTTGCTAAGAACGTGGTAATTGGATTTGCCCGTATGGGAGGACGTTCTGTTGGTATTGTGGCCAACCAGCCGGCCTATTATGCCGGGGTGCTGGATATTGATGCATCAGACAAAGCCGCACGCTTTATTCGCTTCTGCGACTGTTTTAATATCCCCCTCATTACTTTCGAAGATGTTCCGGGCTTCTTGCCGGGTACCAATCAGGAGCATAACGGCATAATCCGTCACGGAGCCAAGGTCGTTTATGCGTATGCAGAAGCTACTGTTCCTAAAATTACCCTTATTACGCGCAAAGCTTACGGGGGTGCCTATATAGTAATGTCAAGCAAGCAGACCGGCGCCGACGTAAACCTGGCTTATCCCATGGCAGAAATTGCCGTTATGGGTGCTTCGGGAGCAGTAAACATCCTGTATCGTTCCCAAAATGAAGAGGCTAAAGCTGAGGCTATAAACGAATATACCCAAAAGTTTGCCAATCCGTACCGTGCTGCCGAATTGGGATATATAGATGAGATTATCCTGCCTAAGCAAACTCGTTTTAAACTAATCCAGGCACTAGAAATGACACAAAACAAGAGTGTTACCCATCCGCCTAAAAAGCATGGCAACATGCCCTTATAA
- the ilvN gene encoding acetolactate synthase small subunit: MSDKTLYTVTIFSENTVGLLNQITIIFTRRQLNIETLSVSPSALQGIHKFTITTFSDESTIDKIVKQIDKRVDILKAFYNTDEDLVFQEIALYKLSTELFLKMGSVEELIRKHNARILEINEVCVVLEKTGHYVETQALFKELSESIGVLQFIRSGRIAINKSKVERLSDMLSLMEKKRLEKEADYHE; the protein is encoded by the coding sequence ATGTCAGATAAAACATTATATACCGTTACTATTTTTTCGGAGAATACCGTCGGGTTACTTAATCAGATCACGATTATCTTTACCCGTCGTCAACTAAACATTGAAACGTTGTCGGTATCTCCTTCGGCATTGCAAGGAATACACAAGTTCACCATAACTACTTTTTCGGACGAATCTACAATCGATAAAATAGTAAAGCAGATTGATAAGCGGGTGGATATCCTAAAGGCATTTTACAATACGGACGAAGATCTTGTTTTTCAGGAGATAGCTTTGTATAAGTTAAGTACCGAATTGTTTCTGAAGATGGGATCTGTCGAAGAACTTATCCGGAAACACAATGCCCGTATTCTGGAAATTAATGAAGTATGCGTTGTGCTGGAAAAGACAGGACATTATGTTGAAACACAGGCTTTATTTAAAGAATTAAGCGAATCGATCGGTGTTTTGCAATTTATTCGCTCTGGTAGAATAGCCATTAATAAAAGCAAGGTCGAACGTTTGAGCGACATGCTTTCTTTAATGGAAAAGAAAAGACTGGAAAAAGAAGCAGACTATCATGAGTAA
- a CDS encoding biotin/lipoyl-containing protein, with protein MEIHIGNRVAEVELKSKEGNKVLLTIDGKEFEVDITIVENGYCSILHEGKSYNAELIRSENGRVYKVSTYFSSYPVEIVDTQAKYLRMRRKDEIKPDNKIVAPMPGKVVKVLVKEGDKLLAGDTVVVIEAMKMQSNYKVNSDCSVKDVFVKEGDTVTNDQVLITLEINNKEE; from the coding sequence ATGGAAATACATATAGGGAACAGAGTTGCTGAAGTGGAATTAAAGAGCAAAGAGGGTAACAAGGTATTACTTACTATAGACGGTAAGGAATTTGAGGTGGATATTACGATTGTGGAAAATGGTTATTGCTCTATCTTACACGAAGGGAAGTCCTATAATGCAGAGCTTATACGGTCAGAAAACGGACGCGTTTATAAAGTGAGCACCTACTTTTCGTCCTATCCGGTGGAGATTGTGGATACACAAGCCAAGTACCTGCGTATGCGACGCAAAGATGAAATCAAACCGGATAATAAGATAGTCGCTCCCATGCCGGGAAAAGTGGTGAAGGTTCTTGTAAAAGAGGGAGACAAGCTGTTGGCGGGTGATACCGTAGTGGTAATTGAGGCGATGAAAATGCAAAGCAATTACAAGGTGAACTCCGACTGTAGTGTGAAAGATGTATTTGTTAAAGAAGGCGATACCGTAACAAACGATCAGGTATTGATTACCCTCGAAATTAATAATAAAGAAGAATAA
- a CDS encoding PatB family C-S lyase — protein MKHYNFDEIIDRRGTNCVKVDALIERYGNADLTPLWVADMDFRTPDFIVDALKERCNHEVFGYTFAGDSYYESIINWVDYKHNWKIQREWLTYIPGIVKGIAFALQCFTNPGDKIIIQPPVYHPFRIVPEKMKREMVYNPLKLVDGIYKMDFDQLESVIDGCKVLILCNPHNPAGIVWDNETLAKLADLCAKHGVLIISDEIHAELTYPQSPHHPFAVASEAAANNSITFMAPSKTFNIAGIVTSYAIVPNKAIREKFYSFLEAGEFNDGTIFAYEATTAAYSYGAEWLQQMRTYIMENVRFVDTFLKTKLPKIKAYEPQASFLIWLDCKELGLSQSELVKLFRDKAGLALNDGSIFGKEGEGFMRLNIGCPRSVIEESLNRLKKAVEQK, from the coding sequence ATGAAACATTATAATTTTGATGAGATAATTGACAGACGAGGTACCAACTGTGTAAAAGTGGATGCGTTGATTGAGCGTTACGGGAATGCAGACCTCACTCCCCTATGGGTCGCCGATATGGATTTCCGGACCCCCGATTTTATTGTCGATGCCCTGAAGGAACGTTGCAACCATGAAGTATTTGGATACACGTTTGCCGGCGACAGCTACTACGAAAGCATTATTAACTGGGTCGATTACAAGCATAACTGGAAAATCCAGCGTGAATGGTTAACCTATATACCCGGCATTGTAAAAGGAATTGCCTTCGCACTGCAGTGTTTTACCAATCCTGGCGATAAGATTATCATCCAGCCACCGGTATACCACCCGTTTCGGATTGTACCCGAAAAGATGAAGCGTGAAATGGTTTATAATCCGCTTAAACTAGTTGACGGGATATACAAAATGGATTTCGATCAGCTGGAATCTGTTATTGACGGGTGCAAAGTGCTTATTTTATGTAATCCTCATAATCCAGCCGGAATTGTATGGGACAATGAAACGTTAGCCAAGCTGGCCGATCTATGTGCAAAGCATGGCGTATTGATAATATCGGACGAAATTCATGCAGAGCTTACGTACCCTCAATCCCCACACCACCCGTTTGCCGTAGCTTCGGAAGCAGCCGCAAACAACTCTATCACATTTATGGCTCCAAGCAAAACATTTAATATTGCAGGAATCGTAACCTCGTACGCTATTGTCCCGAATAAAGCCATAAGAGAGAAATTTTACTCTTTTCTGGAAGCCGGAGAATTTAATGACGGTACTATTTTTGCGTACGAAGCCACTACAGCCGCCTATTCTTACGGGGCAGAATGGTTGCAACAAATGCGCACTTATATAATGGAAAATGTTCGTTTTGTAGATACTTTCTTAAAAACGAAACTCCCTAAAATAAAGGCCTACGAGCCACAGGCCTCATTTTTGATCTGGCTGGATTGCAAAGAACTTGGCTTATCGCAGTCTGAACTTGTAAAACTCTTCCGCGACAAGGCGGGTCTTGCGTTGAACGATGGGTCTATATTTGGAAAAGAAGGAGAAGGTTTTATGCGTTTGAACATTGGCTGCCCCCGTTCTGTTATAGAAGAGTCACTGAACCGATTAAAGAAAGCGGTTGAACAAAAATAA
- the ilvB gene encoding biosynthetic-type acetolactate synthase large subunit produces the protein METKKITGSEAFLRTLIAEGVDTIFGYPGGAIIPVYDCLYDFRDQIRHILVRHEQGATHAAQGYARVNGKVGVALVTSGPAATNAITGIADAMMDSTPIVVITGQVASPLLGTDAFQETDVVGITQPISKWSYQIRKPEEIAWAISRAFYIASTGRPGPVVIDFAKDAQIGLVDYKYEKVDYIRSYQPVPDLDMDLIAEAADLINNAKKPFALVGQGVVIGNAEKELMTFLEKADIPAAATVLGLSAMPTDFHLNKGMLGMHGNVGPNRKTNECDVLIAIGMRFDDRVTGDLKTYAKQAKIIHFDIDISEIGKNVIPAVPVAGNAKYTLAAITELITPAKHTEWVDSFKVDEKEEDEKVIQDELFPKSGMLRMGEVIRRVSEATNNDAILVTDVGQNQMMAVRYFKYKQTRSVVTSGGLGTMGFGLPAAIGAKVGAPNREVCMFCGDGGIQMTIQEFGTIMQEHLNVKMIILNNNFLGMVRQWQELFYKERYSATIMENPDFVAIAAAYKIAAKHIYEREELDGAIKEMLSHDGPYLLVAEVEERGMVYPMVPAGTCVTNIIMGDNQ, from the coding sequence ATGGAAACAAAAAAAATAACCGGATCGGAAGCCTTCTTACGCACTTTGATCGCAGAAGGCGTTGATACAATTTTCGGGTATCCCGGGGGGGCTATTATTCCAGTATATGATTGCCTGTATGATTTCAGAGATCAGATAAGACATATATTGGTCCGGCACGAGCAAGGGGCAACCCATGCTGCACAAGGATATGCCCGTGTAAATGGAAAAGTAGGTGTTGCCCTGGTAACCAGCGGTCCGGCTGCAACCAATGCCATTACAGGTATTGCCGATGCAATGATGGACAGTACACCTATCGTTGTGATAACAGGTCAGGTTGCTTCTCCTTTGCTTGGAACGGATGCGTTTCAGGAAACCGATGTGGTGGGTATAACACAACCTATCAGTAAATGGTCTTATCAGATTCGTAAACCAGAAGAAATCGCCTGGGCTATTTCCAGAGCTTTTTATATTGCGTCGACTGGTCGTCCGGGTCCTGTAGTGATAGACTTTGCCAAAGATGCGCAGATCGGATTGGTCGATTATAAATACGAGAAGGTGGATTATATCCGCAGCTATCAGCCGGTTCCAGATCTGGATATGGATCTTATAGCCGAGGCTGCCGACTTAATTAACAATGCTAAAAAACCGTTTGCCTTAGTAGGACAAGGGGTTGTGATCGGCAATGCTGAAAAAGAATTGATGACTTTCCTTGAAAAGGCAGATATTCCTGCGGCTGCTACCGTGCTTGGACTTTCGGCAATGCCTACCGATTTTCATTTGAATAAGGGCATGTTGGGAATGCATGGAAATGTAGGGCCTAACCGTAAAACCAATGAGTGCGATGTGCTGATTGCCATTGGTATGCGTTTCGACGACCGTGTTACGGGAGATTTAAAGACCTATGCCAAACAGGCTAAGATAATTCATTTCGATATTGATATTTCCGAGATAGGAAAGAATGTGATTCCTGCAGTTCCGGTGGCTGGCAATGCCAAGTATACTTTGGCTGCTATAACGGAATTGATTACGCCGGCCAAACATACCGAATGGGTCGATTCATTTAAGGTCGACGAAAAAGAGGAAGACGAGAAGGTTATTCAGGATGAACTTTTTCCAAAGTCAGGCATGTTGAGGATGGGAGAGGTGATACGCCGGGTTTCCGAAGCAACCAACAATGATGCAATTCTTGTAACGGATGTAGGTCAGAATCAAATGATGGCAGTTCGTTATTTTAAATACAAGCAAACCCGAAGTGTTGTTACCAGCGGAGGCTTGGGAACCATGGGCTTTGGTTTACCTGCGGCCATTGGAGCAAAGGTGGGAGCACCAAACCGTGAAGTTTGTATGTTCTGTGGCGATGGTGGTATTCAGATGACTATACAGGAGTTTGGTACTATTATGCAGGAGCATCTTAACGTAAAAATGATCATTCTTAATAACAACTTCCTCGGAATGGTTCGTCAGTGGCAGGAGCTTTTCTATAAGGAGCGTTACTCCGCAACCATCATGGAGAACCCCGATTTTGTTGCCATTGCCGCGGCTTATAAAATTGCCGCAAAGCATATATACGAGCGTGAAGAACTGGATGGAGCTATCAAGGAAATGCTTTCGCACGACGGCCCCTATCTGTTGGTGGCTGAAGTGGAAGAAAGAGGGATGGTTTATCCGATGGTGCCCGCCGGGACATGCGTGACTAATATCATTATGGGTGATAATCAATAA
- a CDS encoding FKBP-type peptidyl-prolyl cis-trans isomerase: MKIAANKFVSVTYDLNVGEGGEQELMERASVEAPLSFIFGTDSMLPAFEKALAGLEVGGKFDFSLSPADAYGEYDDEHVLDLPKHIFEVDGKFDDEMIQEGNTVPMMDSNGNRLNGSVLEVGEETIKMDFNHPLAGETLHFTGEVLDVHEPTAEELAKLLAPAGGCSCGSDGEGCGSGCGCGSEEKEESGCGCGSGCGCH; this comes from the coding sequence ATGAAAATTGCAGCAAATAAGTTCGTTTCGGTTACTTACGACCTGAACGTTGGTGAAGGCGGAGAACAGGAATTGATGGAAAGAGCATCTGTTGAAGCCCCTCTTAGCTTTATTTTTGGCACGGACTCCATGCTCCCTGCATTCGAAAAAGCTTTAGCTGGTCTGGAAGTTGGCGGAAAGTTTGACTTTTCTCTGTCTCCTGCCGATGCCTATGGCGAATATGATGATGAACACGTTCTTGATCTTCCAAAACATATCTTCGAAGTAGATGGCAAATTCGACGACGAAATGATTCAGGAAGGCAATACTGTTCCTATGATGGATTCAAACGGAAACCGTTTGAACGGTTCTGTACTTGAAGTTGGAGAAGAAACCATTAAAATGGACTTCAATCATCCGCTTGCAGGTGAAACTTTACACTTTACAGGTGAAGTACTTGACGTACACGAACCAACTGCCGAAGAACTTGCCAAATTACTTGCTCCTGCAGGTGGTTGCAGTTGCGGAAGCGATGGCGAAGGTTGCGGAAGCGGTTGCGGATGTGGCTCGGAAGAAAAAGAAGAAAGCGGTTGTGGTTGCGGAAGCGGTTGCGGCTGTCACTAA
- the ilvC gene encoding ketol-acid reductoisomerase, translating into MAVMNFGGVEENVVTREEFPLEKAREVLKNETIAIIGYGVQGPGQSLNLRDNGFNVIVGQRKESKTWDKAVADGWVPGETLFDIEEACEKATIIQYLLSDAAQIEVWPTVQKHLTPGKALYFSHGFAITYKERTGIVPPADVDVILVAPKGSGTSLRRMFLQGRGLNSSYAIFQDATGKAYDRVVALGIGVGSGYLFETTFKREVYSDLTGERGTLMGAIQGIFAAQYDTLRANGHTPSEAFNETVEELTQSLMPLVAENGMDWMYANCSTTAQRGALDWWKKFRDASKPVFEELYSEVAKGNEAQRSIDTNSKPDYRKGLEEELKEMRESEMWQAGMVVRKLRPENN; encoded by the coding sequence ATGGCAGTAATGAATTTCGGCGGTGTAGAAGAAAACGTAGTTACCCGCGAAGAGTTTCCATTGGAAAAGGCAAGAGAAGTATTGAAAAATGAAACAATTGCAATCATTGGTTATGGTGTACAGGGCCCGGGTCAGAGCCTTAACCTGCGCGATAATGGATTCAATGTAATCGTTGGTCAGCGTAAGGAATCAAAAACATGGGACAAGGCTGTTGCAGATGGTTGGGTACCAGGCGAAACGTTGTTTGATATAGAAGAAGCTTGCGAAAAAGCAACGATCATCCAGTATCTTCTTTCGGATGCTGCGCAGATTGAAGTTTGGCCAACTGTACAGAAACATCTTACTCCGGGTAAGGCTCTTTACTTCTCTCATGGCTTTGCAATCACTTACAAAGAACGTACAGGGATTGTTCCTCCTGCTGATGTTGATGTTATTCTAGTTGCTCCAAAAGGTTCAGGAACGAGTCTTCGTCGTATGTTCCTGCAAGGTCGCGGCTTGAACTCTAGCTACGCTATTTTCCAGGATGCTACAGGTAAAGCATACGATCGTGTTGTTGCTTTAGGTATTGGCGTTGGTTCTGGTTACTTATTCGAAACTACTTTCAAACGTGAAGTATATTCAGACTTAACCGGCGAACGTGGTACATTGATGGGTGCTATCCAGGGTATTTTTGCTGCTCAGTACGACACTCTTCGTGCCAATGGACATACTCCATCCGAAGCATTCAACGAAACAGTTGAAGAACTTACTCAGAGTCTTATGCCTCTGGTAGCAGAAAACGGAATGGACTGGATGTATGCAAACTGCTCTACAACGGCTCAACGTGGTGCTTTGGATTGGTGGAAGAAGTTCCGCGATGCAAGCAAGCCTGTATTTGAAGAACTTTACAGCGAAGTTGCCAAAGGTAACGAAGCGCAGCGTTCTATTGATACAAACAGCAAACCAGACTACCGTAAGGGTCTTGAAGAAGAATTGAAAGAAATGCGCGAAAGCGAAATGTGGCAGGCCGGTATGGTAGTTCGTAAACTACGTCCGGAAAACAACTAA
- a CDS encoding acyl-ACP thioesterase domain-containing protein, with the protein MSKIGEFHFVSESYLLDFRGRVTIPMMGNYLLHASSTHAEQRGFGFNDMKKQGCAWVLSRMVIEMISHPTMLQPFTITTWVEEINKFFTSRCFAIRNEAGEAIGYCRTLWAAIDLETRKPTDLSLLQNNLGSFIVDEPCPIEKPGKIQAAERDTPGMPYKVCYSDLDVNGHLNSIKYMEHLLNMFDIEMFRHKEVSRFEIAYLAEGKYGMELSLHKKEITPDRYITSICDEAGKAICRAEITWK; encoded by the coding sequence ATGAGTAAAATAGGTGAGTTCCATTTTGTTTCAGAATCTTATTTATTGGATTTCAGAGGCCGTGTAACAATTCCCATGATGGGGAATTACCTGCTTCATGCATCTAGCACGCATGCTGAACAAAGGGGCTTCGGGTTTAATGATATGAAAAAACAGGGATGTGCGTGGGTGCTTTCGCGAATGGTCATCGAGATGATTTCTCATCCAACCATGCTGCAGCCATTCACTATTACAACCTGGGTGGAAGAGATAAATAAGTTCTTTACCAGCCGTTGTTTTGCCATAAGAAACGAAGCGGGAGAGGCTATCGGGTATTGTCGTACCTTGTGGGCGGCCATTGATCTGGAAACACGCAAGCCAACCGATTTATCTTTGCTGCAAAATAACCTGGGTTCTTTTATCGTGGATGAACCTTGTCCGATCGAGAAGCCGGGAAAGATTCAGGCCGCAGAGCGTGATACGCCGGGAATGCCTTACAAGGTCTGTTATAGCGACCTGGATGTGAACGGGCATCTCAACAGCATAAAGTATATGGAGCATCTGCTCAATATGTTCGATATCGAGATGTTTAGACACAAAGAGGTAAGCCGTTTCGAAATAGCCTATTTGGCTGAGGGAAAATATGGAATGGAATTATCCTTGCATAAAAAAGAAATTACTCCCGACCGGTATATTACTTCTATTTGCGATGAAGCAGGTAAAGCAATATGTCGTGCGGAAATAACATGGAAATAA